The following are encoded in a window of Chaetodon auriga isolate fChaAug3 chromosome 24, fChaAug3.hap1, whole genome shotgun sequence genomic DNA:
- the brms1 gene encoding breast cancer metastasis-suppressor 1, producing the protein MPAQPPVREPEEEMEAEGESQLPEANGEVEQPRENERGGEETMEESMEERDSDLDESEEEEEEEEEEESSEMDDEDCERRRGECLDEMLDLEKQFHELKEKLFRERLNQVKVKLDEVLTGKAGEYREPLAALQSSMQIRTQVAGVYRELCLQVIKHKHECELQGARQHLESEQTLLFDAMKTELLEKIRRLEEDRQNIDLTSEWSDEMRGKKCKRKNLLGRSERRKKVALVSGPFIVYMLRDIDILEDWTAIKKAKAALSPLKKKVEKR; encoded by the exons ATGCCTGCCCAACCCCCTGTGAGGGAGccggaggaggagatggaggcagaaGGAGAGTCGCAACTCCCTGAGGCCAACGGAGAGGTGGAGCAGCcaagagagaacgagagaggaggagaggagaccaTGGAGGAGAGcatggaggagagggacagcGACTTGGAcgagagtgaggaggaggaggaggaagaagaagaggaggagagttcAG AGATGgatgatgaagactgtgagcggaggagaggagaatgCCTCGATGAGATGCTGGATCTGGAAAAACAGTTTCACGAGCTCAAAGAGAA GTTGTTTCGGGAGCGGCTGAACCAGGTGAAAGTGAAGCTGGACGAGGTGCTGACAGGAAAGGCTGGCGAATACAGAGAACCACTGGCTGCACTACAGAGCAGCATGCAGATACGAACACAAGTGGCCG GAGTGTACAGGGagctgtgtctgcaggtgatcaaacacaagcacGAGTGTGAACTACAAGGAGCAAGGCAGCACCtggag AGTGAGCAGACACTGTTGTTTGATGCCATGAAGACGGAACTGCTGGAAAAGATCAGAAGActagaggaggacagacagaataTCGACCTCACCTCAG AGTGGAGTGATGAGATGAGGGGCAAGAAGTGTAAGAGAAAGAACCTGCTGGGACggtcagagaggagaaagaaagtaGCTCTGGTTTCAG GGCCTTTCATCGTCTACATGTTGAGAGACATTGACATCCTTGAAGACTGGACTGCTATCAAGAAG gcaaaGGCAGCACTGTCACCACTAAAAAAGAAAGTTGAAA agcGGTGA